One Streptomyces sp. NBC_00102 DNA segment encodes these proteins:
- a CDS encoding DUF1015 domain-containing protein: MDTSGDAAKGLRLFPFRGLRYVPERVGSLAAVTSPPYDVVVRPDGLHHLESADPHNIVRLILPQDGSPAARNRQAARTLDEWLAQGVLATDPEPALYVYEQRGNGLLQRGLIGALELSPAADRVVLPHEEVMDDVVADRAALTRATGAHLEPLLLTYVGDGTVSGAAAVVERAARRPALLTTTTENGLRHRLWAVTDPAEQAEAAAGLLPRQALIADGHHRWATYLRLQRERSGPGPWDLGLVYLVDTARYPLQVRAIHRVLRRLAPADALAALRGRFRVREVAGPLPRALGALAAASEEGSNAFLLAGDGTYRLVDRADPALLARTVPAGRPEAWRTLDATVLHETLLDRVWHVPDGAEDIAYLHHPMAAVEQAERSGGTAVLMHPVREAVVRDLARQGVTMPRKSTSFGPKPATGLVMRRLDAD; this comes from the coding sequence ATGGACACATCGGGGGACGCCGCGAAGGGGCTGCGTCTGTTCCCGTTCCGCGGACTGCGTTACGTCCCCGAGCGGGTGGGCAGCCTGGCGGCGGTGACCTCACCGCCGTACGACGTGGTGGTACGGCCGGACGGCCTCCACCACCTCGAGTCCGCGGACCCGCACAACATCGTGCGGCTGATCCTGCCCCAGGACGGCTCACCGGCCGCCCGTAACCGGCAAGCCGCCCGGACCCTCGACGAGTGGCTCGCCCAGGGCGTACTGGCCACCGACCCCGAACCCGCGCTCTACGTCTACGAGCAGCGCGGCAACGGCCTCCTCCAGCGCGGCCTGATCGGCGCCCTGGAACTCTCCCCCGCCGCCGACCGGGTCGTCCTCCCGCACGAAGAGGTGATGGACGACGTGGTGGCGGACCGCGCGGCCCTGACGCGCGCCACCGGCGCCCACCTCGAACCGCTGCTCCTCACCTACGTGGGCGACGGCACGGTCTCCGGTGCGGCGGCGGTCGTCGAGCGGGCGGCCCGGCGGCCCGCTCTGCTCACGACCACCACGGAGAACGGTCTGCGGCACCGGCTGTGGGCCGTGACCGACCCGGCGGAGCAGGCCGAGGCGGCGGCCGGTCTCCTCCCCCGCCAGGCCCTCATCGCGGACGGCCACCACCGGTGGGCCACCTATCTGCGGCTCCAGCGGGAACGGAGCGGTCCGGGGCCGTGGGACCTCGGCCTGGTCTACCTGGTCGACACCGCCCGGTACCCGCTCCAGGTACGCGCGATCCACCGGGTGCTCCGCCGGCTCGCCCCCGCCGACGCCCTGGCCGCGCTCCGGGGCCGGTTCCGGGTGCGCGAGGTGGCGGGCCCGCTGCCCCGCGCCCTGGGCGCGCTCGCCGCCGCCTCCGAGGAGGGCAGCAACGCCTTTCTGCTGGCGGGCGACGGTACGTACCGTCTCGTGGACCGGGCGGACCCCGCCCTGCTCGCCCGCACGGTCCCGGCGGGCCGGCCGGAGGCCTGGCGCACCCTGGACGCGACGGTGCTGCACGAGACGCTGCTCGACCGGGTGTGGCACGTCCCGGACGGAGCCGAGGACATCGCGTACCTCCACCACCCGATGGCCGCGGTCGAGCAGGCCGAACGGTCCGGCGGGACGGCCGTCCTGATGCACCCGGTACGCGAGGCCGTCGTCCGCGACCTCGCCCGGCAGGGCGTCACCATGCCGCGCAAGTCCACGTCCTTCGGCCCGAAGCCGGCGACGGGCCTGGTGATGCGGAGGCTCGACGCGGACTGA
- a CDS encoding tetratricopeptide repeat protein, producing MSLPKTLAEDVARNLVMVARLIDEDPEEAYGYSRVALRLASRVAAVREAAGFAAYATQKYGEALAEFRAAKRMTGSVELWPVMADCERGLGRPERAMAMAGEPEVQKLDKAGQVEMRLVAAGARRDMGQLDAAIVTLQSPELASNAIHPWTPRLRYAYADALLEAGREDEAREWFGKALESDKDGATDASDRLAELDGVEFVDALDDEDETGAAGTAPVGEQTASSVEDRAADVADDDIADAIDGDDEGNDRDDRDDADVDDTDELNAWADRADAAAEKAPAAEQDAEQDATLSTDQPDADGPAKA from the coding sequence ATGAGCCTGCCGAAGACCCTTGCCGAGGACGTCGCACGCAACCTCGTCATGGTCGCCCGTCTCATCGACGAGGATCCCGAGGAGGCGTACGGCTACTCCCGCGTCGCCCTCCGGCTCGCCTCGCGCGTCGCCGCCGTCCGTGAGGCGGCCGGTTTCGCCGCGTACGCCACGCAGAAGTACGGGGAGGCGCTGGCCGAGTTCCGGGCCGCCAAGCGGATGACCGGTTCTGTCGAGCTGTGGCCCGTCATGGCGGACTGCGAGCGCGGCCTCGGCCGCCCCGAGCGCGCCATGGCGATGGCCGGCGAGCCCGAGGTGCAGAAGCTGGACAAGGCCGGTCAGGTCGAGATGCGCCTGGTGGCCGCGGGGGCGCGCCGTGACATGGGGCAGCTCGACGCCGCCATCGTCACTCTCCAGAGCCCCGAGCTGGCCTCCAACGCGATTCACCCGTGGACCCCGCGCCTGCGTTACGCGTACGCCGACGCGCTCCTGGAGGCGGGCCGTGAGGACGAGGCCCGCGAGTGGTTCGGCAAGGCCCTGGAGTCCGACAAGGACGGCGCGACCGACGCCTCCGACCGGCTCGCCGAGCTGGACGGGGTCGAGTTCGTGGACGCCCTGGACGACGAGGACGAGACCGGTGCCGCCGGTACCGCTCCCGTCGGGGAGCAGACGGCCTCCTCGGTCGAGGACCGGGCGGCGGACGTCGCTGACGACGACATCGCCGACGCCATCGACGGTGACGACGAGGGCAACGACCGCGACGACCGTGACGATGCCGACGTGGACGACACCGACGAGCTGAACGCGTGGGCCGACCGCGCCGACGCGGCCGCCGAGAAGGCCCCTGCGGCAGAGCAGGACGCCGAGCAGGACGCGACGCTGAGCACCGACCAGCCCGACGCCGACGGACCGGCCAAGGCCTGA